In one window of Gossypium hirsutum isolate 1008001.06 chromosome A01, Gossypium_hirsutum_v2.1, whole genome shotgun sequence DNA:
- the LOC107886807 gene encoding ABC transporter B family member 1, which yields MSKDSEEIKRIEQWKWSEMQGLELVSDPSLNPKIQTEEASSSSSCSKLESDNNGGNEEKLQKEVPSIGFNELFRFADGLDYVLMGIGSLGALVHGCSLPIFLRFFADLVNSFGSNANNMDKMMQEVLKYAFYFLVVGAAIWASSWAEISCWMWTGERQTTKMRIKYLEAALNQDIQYFDTEVRTSDVVFAINTDAVMVQDAISEKLGNFIHYMATFVSGFVVGFTAVWQLALVTLGVVPLIAVIGAIHTITLAKLSAKTQEALSQGGNIVEQTIVQIRVVLAFVGESKALQAYSSALKIAKKIGYKTGFAKGMGLGATYFVVFCSYALLLWYGGYLVRHHYTNGGLAIATMFAVMIGGLGLGQSAPSMSAFAKAKVAAAKIFRIIDHKPGIDRDSESGLELESVTGLVELKNVDFAYPSRPDVKILNNVSLCVPSGKTIALVGSSGSGKSTVVSLIERFYDPTSGEVMLDGHDIKTLKLRWLRSQIGLVSQEPALFATTIKENILLGRPDANDIEIEEAARVANAHSFIVKLPDGFDTQVGERGLQLSGGQKQRIAIARAMLKNPAILLLDEATSALDSESEKLVQEALDRFMIGRTTLVIAHRLSTIRKADLVAVLQDGSVSEIGTHDELMAKGENGAYAKLIRMQEAAHETALNNARKSSARPSSARNSVSSPIIARNSSYGRSPYSRRLSDFSTSDFSLSLEGYHPNYRMEKLDFKEQAGSFWRLVKMNSPEWIYALVGSIGSVVCGSLSAFFAYVLSAVLSVYYNPDHAYMIREIGKYCYLLIGLSSAALLFNTLQHSFWDIVGENLTKRVREKMLTAVLKNEMAWFDQEENESARIAARLALDANNVRSAIGDRISVIVQNTALMLVACTAGFVLQWRLALVLIAVFPVVVAATVLQKMFMKGFSGDLEAAHAKATQLAGEAIANVRTVAAFNSENKIVRLFSSNLQTPLKHCFWKGQIAGSGFGVAQFALYASYALGLWYASWLVKHGISDFSKTIRVFMVLMVSANGAAETLTLAPDFIKGGRAMQSVFELLDRKTEIEPDDPDATQVPDRLRGEVELKHVDFSYPSRPDIPIFRDLNLRARAGKTLALVGPSGCGKSSVIALIQRFYEPSSGRVMIDGKDIRKYHLKSLRKHISIVPQEPCLFATTIYENIAYGHESASEAEIIEAATLANAHKFISSMPDGYKTFVGERGVQLSGGQKQRIAIARALVRKAELMLLDEATSALDAESERSVQEALHRACSGKTTIVVAHRLSTIRNAHVIAVIDDGKVAEQGSHSHLLKNYPDGCYARMIQLQRFTNSQVFEMTSGSSSSKQKEVNEREG from the exons atgtcAAAAGATTCAGAAGAGATAAAGAGGATAGAACAATGGAAATGGTCTGAAATGCAAGGCCTTGAACTTGTTTCTGATCCTTCTTTAAACCCCAAAATTCAAACAGAAGAAgcttcttcatcatcatcttgTTCAAAGCTTGAAAGTGACAACAATGGTGGAAATGAAGAGAAGCTACAAAAAGAAGTGCCTTCAATTGGGTTCAATGAATTATTTAGATTTGCAGATGGGTTAGATTATGTATTAATGGGAATTGGTTCACTTGGAGCTCTTGTTCATGGCTGTTCTTTACCTATTTTCCTTCGTTTCTTTGCTGATCTTGTTAATTCCTTTGGTTCTAATGCTAATAATATGGACAAGATGATGCAAGAAGTTCTGAAG TATGCATTTTATTTCCTTGTGGTGGGTGCTGCAATTTGGGCATCTTCATGGGCAG AAATTTCATGTTGGATGTGGACTGGTGAAAGACAAACAACAAAGATGAGGATTAAGTATCTAGAAGCAGCTTTGAATCAAGACATTCAATATTTTGATACTGAAGTTAGAACATCTGATGTTGTTTTTGCCATTAATACTGATGCTGTAATGGTTCAAGATGCTATTAGTGAGAAG TTGGGTAATTTCATTCATTACATGGCAACATTTGTGTCTGGCTTTGTGGTGGGTTTCACAGCAGTATGGCAATTAGCTTTGGTTACACTTGGAGTTGTTCCATTAATTGCTGTAATTGGAGCAATACATACCATAACATTAGCTAAGCTCTCTGCAAAAACACAAGAAGCTTTATCACAAGGTGGGAACATTGTGGAACAG ACAATAGTTCAAATCCGGGTTGTTTTGGCTTTTGTCGGTGAATCGAAAGCATTACAAGCTTACTCATCAGCATTGAAAATAGCAAAAAAGATAGGTTATAAAACTGGATTTGCAAAGGGAATGGGATTGGGGGCAACCTACTTTGTCGTGTTCTGTTCTTATGCTTTGCTTCTTTGGTATGGAGGTTATCTGGTTAGACATCATTACACTAATGGAGGACTTGCCATTGCCACCATGTTTGCAGTTATGATTGGTGGATT GGGTTTGGGACAGTCTGCACCAAGCATGTCTGCATTTGCAAAGGCTAAAGTGGCAGCAGCAAAAATTTTCCGTATTATCGATCATAAACCCGGTATCGATAGAGATAGCGAGTCGGGTTTGGAGTTGGAATCGGTTACTGGATTAGTTGAGTTGAAAAATGTGGATTTTGCATACCCTTCAAGACCCGATGTAAAGATTCTTAACAATGTTTCCTTATGTGTTCCTTCTGGAAAAACCATAGCTTTGGTTGGAAGTAGCGGTTCGGGGAAAAGCACCGTGGTGTCACTTATTGAGAGATTTTACGATCCTACTTCAG GGGAAGTAATGCTAGATGGACATGACATAAAGACATTAAAGCTAAGATGGTTAAGGTCACAAATAGGACTTGTAAGCCAAGAGCCTGCACTTTTTGCTACCACCATTAAAGAAAACATCCTCTTAGGGAGGCCCGATGCGAACGATATCGAGATTGAAGAAGCTGCGAGGGTGGCTAATGCTCATTCATTCATTGTGAAGCTACCTGATGGTTTCGACACTCAG GTTGGGGAGAGAGGACTTCAACTCTCAGGTGGACAGAAGCAAAGAATCGCTATAGCAAGGGCAATGTTGAAGAATCCGGCAATCTTGTTATTGGATGAAGCTACTAGTGCACTAGATTCTGAGTCCGAAAAGCTGGTGCAAGAGGCCCTTGATCGGTTTATGATTGGGAGGACTACTCTCGTAATTGCTCATCGGCTTTCAACCATTCGGAAGGCTGATCTTGTAGCTGTACTCCAGGATGGAAGTGTTTCGGAAATCGGTACGCATGATGAACTTATGGCCAAAGGAGAAAACGGTGCCTATGCTAAACTCATTCGGATGCAAGAGGCAGCACACGAAACCGCCCTTAATAATGCTAGAAAAAGTAGTGCAAG GCCATCTAGTGCTCGGAACTCAGTAAGCTCACCAATCATTGCCCGGAATTCATCATATGGCCGCTCACCATATTCACGCAGGCTGTCTGACTTCTCTACTTCGGATTTTAGCCTTTCCCTTGAGGGATACCACCCTAATTACCGAATGGAAAAGCTTGATTTCAAGGAGCAAGCGGGTTCCTTCTGGCGTCTTGTGAAAATGAATTCACCCGAATGGATTTATGCTTTAGTTGGTTCTATAGGATCCGTTGTTTGCGGCTCCCTTAGCGCTTTCTTTGCTTATGTGCTGAGTGCTGTTCTCAGTGTTTACTACAACCCAGACCATGCTTACATGATTCGAGAAATCGGGAAATACTGCTATCTGTTAATTGGACTTTCATCGGCTGCACTTCTCTTCAACACACTACAGCATTCTTTTTGGGATATTGTGGGAGAAAATCTCACGAAACGGGTGCGAGAGAAGATGCTGACTGCAGTGCTGAAAAATGAAATGGCCTGGTTCGATCAGGAGGAAAACGAGAGTGCTAGGATTGCTGCAAGGTTAGCTCTTGATGCGAACAATGTACGATCAGCTATTGGAGACCGGATTTCAGTTATCGTGCAGAACACGGCACTCATGCTTGTTGCTTGCACTGCTGGTTTTGTTTTGCAGTGGCGCCTTGCCCTTGTCCTCATTGCAGTCTTCCCTGTGGTTGTAGCAGCCACGGTTTTGCAG AAAATGTTTATGAAAGGTTTCTCAGGAGATTTAGAAGCTGCTCATGCCAAGGCCACTCAACTAGCTGGAGAGGCCATTGCCAATGTAAGAACTGTTGCTGCATTCAATTCCGAGAACAAAATCGTTCGCCTTTTCTCCTCAAACCTTCAAACTCCATTGAAACACTGCTTTTGGAAAGGACAAATTGCAGGAAGCGGGTTCGGGGTAGCTCAGTTTGCACTATATGCTTCTTATGCACTTGGTCTTTGGTATGCTTCATGGCTTGTGAAGCATGGGATCTCTGATTTTTCCAAAACAATCCGAGTCTTTATGGTTCTTATGGTCTCTGCCAATGGTGCAGCCGAAACATTGACCCTGGCTCCAGACTTCATCAAAGGAGGTCGAGCCATGCAATCAGTCTTTGAACTTCTTGACCGTAAAACTGAGATTGAGCCTGATGACCCGGATGCCACACAAGTTCCAGACCGGCTTCGTGGAGAAGTTGAACTAAAGCATGTAGACTTCTCTTACCCTTCACGTCCTGACATCCCAATTTTCCGGGACCTTAATCTCCGCGCCCGAGCCGGAAAAACCCTTGCCCTTGTTGGTCCAAGTGGATGTGGTAAAAGCTCGGTTATTGCACTTATACAAAGATTTTACGAGCCCTCATCCGGACGTGTTATGATAGATGGAAAAGACATAAGGAAATACCACCTCAAATCGCTGAGAAAACACATTTCAATCGTTCCACAAGAGCCTTGCCTCTTTGCTACCACTATTTACGAAAACATCGCCTACGGACATGAATCTGCAAGCGAGGCTGAGATCATTGAGGCAGCTACACTAGCCAACGCCCACAAGTTCATATCCTCAATGCCTGATGGTTACAAAACGTTTGTTGGGGAGAGAGGGGTTCAACTTTCCGgaggccaaaaacagagaatcGCCATCGCAAGGGCTCTAGTGAGGAAAGCAGAGCTTATGCTGCTCGATGAAGCAACCAGTGCCCTCGATGCTGAATCTGAGAGATCAGTCCAAGAGGCTCTACACCGTGCTTGCTCGGGTAAAACTACGATTGTGGTGGCTCATCGGTTATCAACAATCAGAAATGCTCATGTCATTGCAGTAATTGATGATGGGAAAGTTGCAGAGCAAGGATCCCATTCACATTTACTCAAAAACTATCCTGATGGATGTTATGCACGGATGATACAATTACAAAGGTTCACAAATAGCCAAGTTTTTGAAATGACCTCAGGCTCAAGTTCATCAAAACAAAAGGAAGTCAATGAAAGAGAAGGTTAA
- the LOC107886808 gene encoding zinc finger protein 593: MGGKCPSRKVKKRRFSHKTARRDKFLLKGDDLVYDELQKSDTEKKPLPRDEDLPGMGQYYCLHCDRYFANSSVRDEHFKTKRHKKRLKQMSGPAPHTQLDAELAAGMGMPDNGPALMKM; this comes from the exons ATGGGAGGAAAATGTCCAAGCAGGAAAGTAAAGAAGCGAAGATTTTCCCACAAAACAGCTCGCCGTGACAAATTCCTTCTCAAAG GTGACGACCTCGTTTATGATGAGCTGCAAAAGAGTGATACCGAGAAGAAGCCGTTACCTCGCGATGAAGATTTGCCTGGAATGGGACAATATTACTGCTTACACTGCGA CCGATATTTTGCGAATTCGTCTGTGAGGGATGAACATTTCAAGACGAAACGTCACAAGAAACG TTTGAAGCAAATGTCGGGGCCTGCACCACATACTCAACTCGATGCTGAGTTGGCTGCTGGGATGGGTATGCCGGATAATGGACCGGCATTAATGAAAATGTGA
- the LOC107886809 gene encoding transcription factor-like protein DPB isoform X2: MVTGSNSVQNHNHQEDGDQNRTKIGASRSWGTTVSGQSVSTSGSVGSPSSRSELAMATPASENTFLRLNHLDIHGDDAGSQGAVGKKKKRGQRAVGGDKSGRGLRQFSMKVCEKVESKGRTTYNEVADELVAEFTDPGNNIASPDQRQYDEKNIRRRVYDALNVLMAMDIISKDKKEIQWKGLPRTSLSDIEDLKTERLGLRNRIEKKAAYLHELEEQFVGLQNLIQRNEQLYSSGNPLNGGVALPFILVQTRPHAAVEVEISEDMQLVHFDFNSTPFELHDDNYVLKAMKFCKRPGSDEMAHNFSADGEGSSMSAMYQQQIVPPPMTNTPGRPPTSPPLPGILKARVKHEH; this comes from the exons ATGGTAACTGGTAGTAACAGTGTTCAAAACCATAACCACCAAGAAGATGGGGATCAAAATCGAACTAAGATAGGTGCTTCTAGGTCGTGGGGCACCACTGTTTCGGGTCAATCCGTTTCGACTAGTGGTAGTGTCGGCTCTCCTTCGAGCCGGAGTGAGCTAGCTATGGCGACGCCTGCTAGTGAGAACACTTTTTTAAGGTTGAACCATCTCGATATTCACGGAGATGATGCTGGATCTCAAGGTGCTGTTGG taaaaagaaaaagagaggtcAACGTGCAGTTGGTGGTGATAAGAGTGGCAGAGGACTCCGTCAATTTAGCATGAAAG TTTGTGAAAAAGTGGAGAGCAAGGGAAGAACCACGTACAATGAG GTGGCAGATGAACTTGTTGCTGAGTTTACTGATCCAGGCAATAACATAGCATCACCAGATCAG CGGCAGTATGATGAGAAAAACATTCGGCGAAGGGTTTATGATGCCCTGAATGTACTAATGGCGATGGATATTATATCTAAGGATAAAAAAGAAATACAGTGGAAGGGACTTCCGCGTACTAGCTTGAGTGATATAGAAGATCTAAAG ACTGAACGGCTTGGACTGAGAAATAGGATTGAAAAAAAAGCTGCCTATCTTCATGAATTGGAGGAACAG TTTGTAGGTCTTCAGAATTTGATACAGCGAAATGAGCAATTGTACAGCTCAGGAAATCCTCTGAATGGGGGTGTGGCTTTACCTTTTATCCTGGTGCAG ACACGCCCTCATGCAGCTGTCGAGGTAGAAATATCGGAAGATATGCAGTTGGTGCATTTTGACTTCAATAG CACTCCATTCGAGCTCCACGACGACAACTATGTTTTAAAGGCAATGAAATTCTGCAAGAGACCAGGGAGTGACGAAATGGCACACAATTTTTCTGCAGATGGTGAAGGCTCTAGCATGTCCGCGATGTACCAACAACAGATTGTTCCACCCCCAATGACAAACACACCGGGCAGACCTCCTACGTCACCGCCTCTCCCCGGAATTCTAAAAGCACGTGTGAAGCATGAACATTGA
- the LOC107886809 gene encoding transcription factor-like protein DPB isoform X1: protein MVTGSNSVQNHNHQEDGDQNRTKIGASRSWGTTVSGQSVSTSGSVGSPSSRSELAMATPASENTFLRLNHLDIHGDDAGSQGAVGSKKKKRGQRAVGGDKSGRGLRQFSMKVCEKVESKGRTTYNEVADELVAEFTDPGNNIASPDQRQYDEKNIRRRVYDALNVLMAMDIISKDKKEIQWKGLPRTSLSDIEDLKTERLGLRNRIEKKAAYLHELEEQFVGLQNLIQRNEQLYSSGNPLNGGVALPFILVQTRPHAAVEVEISEDMQLVHFDFNSTPFELHDDNYVLKAMKFCKRPGSDEMAHNFSADGEGSSMSAMYQQQIVPPPMTNTPGRPPTSPPLPGILKARVKHEH from the exons ATGGTAACTGGTAGTAACAGTGTTCAAAACCATAACCACCAAGAAGATGGGGATCAAAATCGAACTAAGATAGGTGCTTCTAGGTCGTGGGGCACCACTGTTTCGGGTCAATCCGTTTCGACTAGTGGTAGTGTCGGCTCTCCTTCGAGCCGGAGTGAGCTAGCTATGGCGACGCCTGCTAGTGAGAACACTTTTTTAAGGTTGAACCATCTCGATATTCACGGAGATGATGCTGGATCTCAAGGTGCTGTTGG tagtaaaaagaaaaagagaggtcAACGTGCAGTTGGTGGTGATAAGAGTGGCAGAGGACTCCGTCAATTTAGCATGAAAG TTTGTGAAAAAGTGGAGAGCAAGGGAAGAACCACGTACAATGAG GTGGCAGATGAACTTGTTGCTGAGTTTACTGATCCAGGCAATAACATAGCATCACCAGATCAG CGGCAGTATGATGAGAAAAACATTCGGCGAAGGGTTTATGATGCCCTGAATGTACTAATGGCGATGGATATTATATCTAAGGATAAAAAAGAAATACAGTGGAAGGGACTTCCGCGTACTAGCTTGAGTGATATAGAAGATCTAAAG ACTGAACGGCTTGGACTGAGAAATAGGATTGAAAAAAAAGCTGCCTATCTTCATGAATTGGAGGAACAG TTTGTAGGTCTTCAGAATTTGATACAGCGAAATGAGCAATTGTACAGCTCAGGAAATCCTCTGAATGGGGGTGTGGCTTTACCTTTTATCCTGGTGCAG ACACGCCCTCATGCAGCTGTCGAGGTAGAAATATCGGAAGATATGCAGTTGGTGCATTTTGACTTCAATAG CACTCCATTCGAGCTCCACGACGACAACTATGTTTTAAAGGCAATGAAATTCTGCAAGAGACCAGGGAGTGACGAAATGGCACACAATTTTTCTGCAGATGGTGAAGGCTCTAGCATGTCCGCGATGTACCAACAACAGATTGTTCCACCCCCAATGACAAACACACCGGGCAGACCTCCTACGTCACCGCCTCTCCCCGGAATTCTAAAAGCACGTGTGAAGCATGAACATTGA
- the LOC107886809 gene encoding transcription factor-like protein DPB isoform X3 yields the protein MVTGSNSVQNHNHQEDGDQNRTKIGASRSWGTTVSGQSVSTSGSVGSPSSRSELAMATPASENTFLRLNHLDIHGDDAGSQGAVGSKKKKRGQRAVGGDKSGRGLRQFSMKVCEKVESKGRTTYNEVADELVAEFTDPGNNIASPDQQYDEKNIRRRVYDALNVLMAMDIISKDKKEIQWKGLPRTSLSDIEDLKTERLGLRNRIEKKAAYLHELEEQFVGLQNLIQRNEQLYSSGNPLNGGVALPFILVQTRPHAAVEVEISEDMQLVHFDFNSTPFELHDDNYVLKAMKFCKRPGSDEMAHNFSADGEGSSMSAMYQQQIVPPPMTNTPGRPPTSPPLPGILKARVKHEH from the exons ATGGTAACTGGTAGTAACAGTGTTCAAAACCATAACCACCAAGAAGATGGGGATCAAAATCGAACTAAGATAGGTGCTTCTAGGTCGTGGGGCACCACTGTTTCGGGTCAATCCGTTTCGACTAGTGGTAGTGTCGGCTCTCCTTCGAGCCGGAGTGAGCTAGCTATGGCGACGCCTGCTAGTGAGAACACTTTTTTAAGGTTGAACCATCTCGATATTCACGGAGATGATGCTGGATCTCAAGGTGCTGTTGG tagtaaaaagaaaaagagaggtcAACGTGCAGTTGGTGGTGATAAGAGTGGCAGAGGACTCCGTCAATTTAGCATGAAAG TTTGTGAAAAAGTGGAGAGCAAGGGAAGAACCACGTACAATGAG GTGGCAGATGAACTTGTTGCTGAGTTTACTGATCCAGGCAATAACATAGCATCACCAGATCAG CAGTATGATGAGAAAAACATTCGGCGAAGGGTTTATGATGCCCTGAATGTACTAATGGCGATGGATATTATATCTAAGGATAAAAAAGAAATACAGTGGAAGGGACTTCCGCGTACTAGCTTGAGTGATATAGAAGATCTAAAG ACTGAACGGCTTGGACTGAGAAATAGGATTGAAAAAAAAGCTGCCTATCTTCATGAATTGGAGGAACAG TTTGTAGGTCTTCAGAATTTGATACAGCGAAATGAGCAATTGTACAGCTCAGGAAATCCTCTGAATGGGGGTGTGGCTTTACCTTTTATCCTGGTGCAG ACACGCCCTCATGCAGCTGTCGAGGTAGAAATATCGGAAGATATGCAGTTGGTGCATTTTGACTTCAATAG CACTCCATTCGAGCTCCACGACGACAACTATGTTTTAAAGGCAATGAAATTCTGCAAGAGACCAGGGAGTGACGAAATGGCACACAATTTTTCTGCAGATGGTGAAGGCTCTAGCATGTCCGCGATGTACCAACAACAGATTGTTCCACCCCCAATGACAAACACACCGGGCAGACCTCCTACGTCACCGCCTCTCCCCGGAATTCTAAAAGCACGTGTGAAGCATGAACATTGA
- the LOC107888121 gene encoding flavonol sulfotransferase-like, translating into MASFKEIISTLPRRKGWTDYDIFLYQGFWCDTFFIEGVMRAQQSFRSQPSDIVICSAPKTGPTWLKSLTFAIVTRSTFDDSTNPLLSNLSHDCVPFSEVDLAQSSSNRDPNNPLLATHVPYSSLPRSIIDSSCKIVYICRDPKDSFVSNYLFFVRILASKDMKPLALEEAFELYCQGVSSYGPYWDHVLGFWKASLDRPDKILFLKYEEMMEDTAVYVKKLADFIGYPFSFEEIEKGSVEKIVNMCSFENLSKLEVNKSGKHREGTPVVIENKIYFRKGKVGDWENYLTPKMAARLDSITLQKLNGSGLTL; encoded by the coding sequence ATGGCCTCCTTCAAAGAGATCATATCAACACTCCCAAGAAGAAAAGGCTGGACTGACTATGATATTTTTTTGTATCAAGGCTTTTGGTGTGACACATTTTTTATTGAAGGAGTAATGAGAGCTCAACAAAGTTTTCGATCTCAACCTTCTGATATCGTCATATGCAGTGCGCCGAAAACCGGACCAACGTGGTTAAAGTCCCTCACTTTCGCCATTGTAACAAGATCCACCTTCGATGATTCCACTAACCCTTTACTTAGCAATCTATCACATGATTGTGTACCCTTTTCAGAGGTTGATTTAGCCCAATCTTCCTCCAATCGAGACCCTAATAATCCTTTGTTAGCCACACATGTCCCTTACTCTTCTTTACCAAGATcaataattgattctagttgtaAAATTGTTTACATTTGTAGGGACCCTAAGGATTCATTTGTTTCGAATTATCTCTTCTTTGTTAGGATCTTGGCATCTAAAGACATGAAGCCCCTTGCTTTAGAAGAGGCCTTTGAGCTTTATTGCCAAGGTGTAAGCTCTTATGGACCTTATTGGGACCATGTTCTAGGGTTTTGGAAAGCAAGTTTGGACCGACCTGATAAGATTCTTTTCTTGAAATACGAAGAAATGATGGAAGATACTGCTGTATACGTTAAGAAATTAGCTGATTTCATCGGTTATCCTTTctcttttgaagaaattgaaaaaggatCAGTCGAAAAAATTGTAAACATGTGTAGTTTCGAGAATTTAAGCAAATTGGAAGTGAATAAAAGCGGAAAACACCGTGAGGGAACTCCAGTGGTGATTGAAAACAAGATCTATTTCCGAAAAGGTAAGGTTGGGGATTGGGAGAATTATTTGACACCTAAAATGGCTGCTCGGTTGGACTCGATAACGTTGCAAAAGCTAAATGGTTCAGGCTTAACTCTGTGA